From the genome of Candidatus Zixiibacteriota bacterium, one region includes:
- a CDS encoding (Fe-S)-binding protein — MAGAKPKPEKLSSVDYHPPSQSWMDVPPNVRPGTFNWAANPANAAYLDLPHVRKWQPTDEDWKLPDNWQQIVLEGLADRLQKYRSLKLFMDICVRCGACADKCHFFLGSGDPKNMPVLRAELLRSVYRRDFTTAGKILGKLAGARPLTPQVIKEWFLYFYQCTECRRCSVFCPYGIDTAEITMMGRELLNSIGLGIDWITTPAANCFRTGNHLGIQPHGFKDSLDFAVDELAEITGVRVEAPINRKGAEILFVSPSADYFASPHYYTLLGYLALFHEIGLDYTWSAYASEGGNFGLFHSSDMMKRLNAKIYAEARRLGVKWILGGECGHMWRVLHQYMDTMNGPADFLEEPVSPITGTKFDHARATKMVHICEFTSDLIANGKLKLEKSRNDNVRVTFHDSCNPARAMGLLDEPRYCIDHACNHFFEMPENTIREQTFCCGSGSGIGTDENFEMRMRGGFPRANAVKYVHEIHGVNMLACICAIDKATLPPLLEFWVPGVEVCGVHELIGNALVMKGEHRVSDLRGEPLPGQAGADGEGAADQPAEKEVSKDV; from the coding sequence ATGGCGGGAGCAAAACCAAAACCGGAGAAACTGTCATCGGTTGATTACCATCCGCCGTCACAAAGCTGGATGGACGTCCCGCCCAACGTGCGTCCCGGGACATTCAACTGGGCCGCCAACCCGGCCAATGCAGCATATCTCGATCTGCCGCATGTTCGCAAGTGGCAGCCGACCGATGAAGACTGGAAACTTCCCGACAACTGGCAGCAGATTGTGCTCGAAGGACTGGCCGACCGGCTGCAGAAATACCGCTCGCTGAAGCTGTTCATGGACATCTGCGTGCGCTGTGGAGCCTGCGCGGACAAGTGCCACTTCTTTCTGGGATCGGGCGATCCGAAAAACATGCCGGTCCTGCGCGCCGAGCTGCTTCGCTCGGTGTATCGCCGGGACTTCACGACCGCCGGCAAAATTCTCGGCAAGCTGGCGGGCGCCCGACCCCTGACTCCACAGGTCATCAAAGAGTGGTTTCTGTACTTCTACCAGTGCACGGAATGTCGGCGCTGTTCGGTGTTCTGCCCCTACGGTATCGACACGGCCGAGATTACCATGATGGGGCGCGAATTGCTCAACTCCATCGGACTCGGTATCGACTGGATTACGACGCCCGCCGCCAACTGCTTTCGTACGGGCAACCACCTCGGCATTCAGCCGCACGGGTTCAAGGACTCCCTCGATTTTGCGGTGGACGAACTCGCCGAGATTACCGGCGTCCGGGTCGAAGCGCCCATCAACCGCAAAGGCGCCGAAATCTTGTTCGTATCGCCGTCGGCCGACTACTTTGCCAGCCCCCACTACTATACGTTGCTGGGGTACCTGGCCCTTTTCCACGAAATCGGACTGGATTACACGTGGTCGGCATATGCATCTGAGGGCGGCAATTTCGGGCTGTTTCACTCGTCTGATATGATGAAGCGGCTTAACGCGAAAATCTACGCTGAAGCCAGGCGCCTCGGTGTGAAGTGGATTCTGGGCGGTGAATGCGGCCACATGTGGCGTGTGCTGCACCAGTACATGGATACCATGAACGGACCTGCGGACTTTCTGGAAGAGCCGGTGTCCCCCATCACAGGGACCAAATTCGACCATGCCCGTGCGACGAAGATGGTACACATCTGCGAGTTTACGTCGGACCTGATCGCCAACGGGAAGCTCAAACTGGAGAAGAGCCGCAATGACAACGTGCGGGTGACGTTCCATGACTCCTGCAACCCGGCACGCGCAATGGGATTACTCGACGAACCGCGGTACTGCATCGACCACGCCTGCAACCACTTCTTCGAGATGCCCGAGAATACCATCCGCGAGCAAACATTCTGTTGCGGTTCGGGCTCCGGGATTGGAACCGATGAGAACTTCGAAATGCGGATGCGCGGCGGCTTCCCCCGTGCCAACGCCGTGAAATACGTTCACGAGATACACGGCGTGAACATGCTGGCATGTATCTGTGCGATCGACAAGGCCACGTTGCCGCCGCTTCTGGAGTTCTGGGTGCCGGGCGTGGAGGTCTGCGGCGTGCATGAGCTGATCGGTAACGCCCTCGTGATGAAGGGAGAGCACCGGGTCAGCGACCTGCGCGGAGAGCCACTTCCGGGACAAGCGGGGGCTGACGGCGAAGGCGCTGCCGACCAACCGGCCGAGAAGGAGGTGAGCAAGGATGTATAA